CAAAGACCTTGTCCAGCAGGATTCGGATTTTGCCCTTAACCTTGGCGTGCAGTCCACCCCCACCTTTTTCATCAACGGACTGGCAATCGTTGGCGCTCAACCAATTTCGGCATTTAAGCAAGTGATCGACATGGAACTTGCCGGGGAGATCCCAAAATAATTTAAGAATGAAACTCCTGAATCAACTCACCCGCCGGGATTTCCTCAAGCTCTCCGCATCTGGTGCGCTCGGATTCTTCCTTTCAGAACTGCGTCTTGGCGATGTCCTGGCTTCCCCACCATCCTCGCAGGGGCGCGTGACCTGGAGCGGAGTATCGCTGTACGACGCTCCAGCATTTACAGCCAGGGAAATCCACCGCTTTGGTGTGGATCAGGTGGTGGAAATCCTTGCCCAAGTGGAAGGCGATGATGGGTATGGCAACCCATACAACAATATCTGGTATCAGGTGGATAATGGTTATACCTATTCAGGCTGGATTCAGCCCGTGGAAACCCGTTATCAGAAAACGATCTTTGATGTTCCCACGAAGGGGCAGTTGGGCGAGATTGTTGTTCCCGTCAGCGAAACGCGGCTTGCCCCGTATGTGTTCGCCTCCAAGGGCCATCGGTTGTATTACGGCAGTACCCACTGGGTAAAGAGGGTTGTTGTTACGCGGGAGGAAAAAAGCATCTGGTATGAGATCTATGACGACTTCCTGAAAAAAACCTTTTATGTTTCGACGTACAACATGCGCCTCGTTCCGGACGATGAACTGTCTCTACTTTCCCCGAATGTGACTGACGCCGATAAATTCATCCACGTGGACCTCGCCACACAACTGGTGACGGCTTTTGAGGGCGAAACAATGGTGTTGTCAGCACGCTGTTCGAGCGGAGCAAAAGGAACAGAAACACCAAGGGGCGAATTCCTGACGTATCATAAAGGTCCATCCATCCACATGACCAACCAGGGCGATGCAATCGAGAATATCTATAACCTGCCCGGTGTGCCGTGGTGTGCTTTCTTCACGGGCAATGGTGAGGCATTCCACGGAACGTACTGGCACAACGATTACGGACGTCCACGCAGTCATGGTTGCATTAATCTCCCCTCGGAAACAGCAAAATTCATTTATCGCTGGACCAAGCCCACCGTTCCGCCGGATGTGGATTATGTCCATCTGCCAGGTGATGGCACGAGAGTACAAGTTGTCTGATTGGAAAACCAGATATGTCAAAAACGGTGCGCCATCGAATTGTTATTTTGGGGCTGTTGATACTCTTGTTGATCACCATCAACCTGCCTCCTGTCTATAACCGCCTCCTTTGACGCATCGATGAGTTGCGCGTCCAGAGCATGTATATATTTAATCCGCCCGACGAAGCCATCTTCCAG
This portion of the Anaerolineales bacterium genome encodes:
- a CDS encoding L,D-transpeptidase encodes the protein MKLLNQLTRRDFLKLSASGALGFFLSELRLGDVLASPPSSQGRVTWSGVSLYDAPAFTAREIHRFGVDQVVEILAQVEGDDGYGNPYNNIWYQVDNGYTYSGWIQPVETRYQKTIFDVPTKGQLGEIVVPVSETRLAPYVFASKGHRLYYGSTHWVKRVVVTREEKSIWYEIYDDFLKKTFYVSTYNMRLVPDDELSLLSPNVTDADKFIHVDLATQLVTAFEGETMVLSARCSSGAKGTETPRGEFLTYHKGPSIHMTNQGDAIENIYNLPGVPWCAFFTGNGEAFHGTYWHNDYGRPRSHGCINLPSETAKFIYRWTKPTVPPDVDYVHLPGDGTRVQVV